A part of Trueperaceae bacterium genomic DNA contains:
- a CDS encoding 4Fe-4S dicluster domain-containing protein: MPGLDDLLSFVLRAVEVTPAYAQGRCLVVRSGAEACRACLDVCPHEAVRIDEQVELDAVNCTGCGLCVRACPSEALTAPPKVEPGPALRCSRVAGDAASVRCLAQLSAADLVRLVGDGESVTLARGECAGCKVGGAAVPEVVAATAARAGELQALHGRRLLVNVSLQARLDAPAPTRRLSRRDLFRGGAREVARGAVEALAPFEALLPGQEGGPGGHEPPPEASRRLRLIAAASPAPGALVPWRLPRVADGCIMCPACTRACPTGALERDFSGPQAVLRLGPDACVGCDACVAACPVRVMSMDDEVTWGELSGGASEAFRSGPERLGTGAVPR; this comes from the coding sequence GTGCCGGGGCTGGACGACCTCCTCTCGTTCGTCCTCCGGGCCGTCGAAGTAACGCCGGCTTACGCGCAAGGTCGCTGCCTCGTGGTGAGGAGCGGCGCCGAGGCCTGTCGCGCCTGCTTGGACGTCTGCCCTCACGAGGCCGTGCGGATCGACGAGCAGGTCGAGCTCGACGCGGTGAACTGCACGGGCTGCGGCCTCTGCGTGCGCGCCTGCCCGAGCGAGGCGTTGACGGCGCCGCCCAAGGTCGAGCCGGGACCGGCGCTGCGGTGCAGCCGCGTGGCTGGCGACGCCGCCTCCGTGCGGTGCCTGGCGCAGCTGTCCGCGGCCGACCTGGTGAGGCTGGTCGGTGACGGCGAGAGCGTGACGCTGGCGCGCGGCGAGTGCGCCGGTTGCAAGGTCGGGGGCGCGGCCGTGCCCGAGGTCGTCGCGGCCACCGCCGCGCGGGCCGGCGAGCTCCAGGCGCTCCACGGCAGGCGGCTCCTCGTGAACGTGAGTCTCCAGGCGCGCCTCGACGCCCCGGCCCCAACCAGGCGCCTCAGCCGCCGCGACCTCTTCCGGGGCGGCGCCCGCGAGGTCGCGCGGGGCGCCGTCGAGGCGCTCGCGCCGTTCGAGGCTCTGCTACCCGGCCAGGAGGGCGGGCCCGGCGGCCACGAACCGCCACCAGAGGCGTCCCGCCGCCTAAGGCTCATCGCCGCGGCGAGTCCCGCGCCGGGCGCGCTCGTCCCATGGCGCCTGCCGCGGGTCGCCGACGGCTGCATCATGTGTCCGGCGTGCACCCGCGCCTGCCCGACAGGGGCCCTGGAGCGCGACTTCAGTGGCCCGCAGGCCGTCTTGCGCCTGGGGCCCGACGCCTGCGTCGGGTGCGACGCCTGCGTCGCCGCCTGCCCCGTCCGGGTCATGAGCATGGACGACGAGGTCACCTGGGGCGAGCTGAGCGGCGGCGCCAGCGAGGCTTTCCGCTCAGGCCCGGAACGGCTGGGCACCGGGGCGGTGCCGCGCTGA
- the tatC gene encoding twin-arginine translocase subunit TatC: protein MTLIEHFEELRNRLFIALLAWLVASGVAFAFRFEVLEWLKAPLPASMTLNYFAVLEPFTVSMQVASFFGLVIASPVIIGQVWGFVAPGLYAEERRYAVPFILFAALAFAAGVAFSYYVVLPFSIPILLSFLGDEAQGLLSIGKYISTLLMLMAMFGIMFELPVLGFLLARIGILRHAPLVRYRRWAIVGGVAAAAIITPTGDPFNLALVAVPFLVLYEVTVVVVRISERRHGSQRRMRHAREDPEPTRSY from the coding sequence GTGACCCTCATCGAGCACTTCGAGGAGCTGCGTAACCGGCTCTTCATAGCGTTGCTGGCCTGGCTCGTCGCCTCCGGCGTGGCGTTCGCGTTCCGCTTCGAGGTGCTGGAGTGGCTCAAGGCGCCGCTCCCGGCCTCCATGACGCTCAACTACTTCGCGGTGCTCGAGCCGTTCACCGTGTCCATGCAGGTCGCGTCGTTCTTCGGCCTCGTCATCGCGTCGCCCGTGATCATCGGGCAGGTCTGGGGGTTCGTCGCGCCCGGGCTCTACGCCGAGGAGCGGCGCTACGCCGTGCCGTTCATCCTGTTCGCCGCGCTCGCGTTCGCCGCGGGAGTGGCCTTCTCGTACTACGTCGTGCTCCCCTTCAGCATCCCCATCCTCCTCTCCTTCCTGGGCGACGAGGCGCAGGGGCTGCTCTCCATCGGCAAGTACATCTCCACCCTGCTGATGCTCATGGCCATGTTCGGCATCATGTTCGAGCTGCCCGTGCTCGGCTTCCTGCTCGCCCGTATCGGCATCCTCCGTCACGCGCCGCTCGTCAGGTACCGCCGCTGGGCGATCGTGGGCGGAGTGGCGGCCGCCGCGATCATCACGCCGACCGGCGACCCCTTCAACCTCGCGCTCGTGGCCGTGCCGTTCCTCGTCCTCTACGAGGTGACGGTCGTCGTCGTCCGCATCTCGGAACGCCGGCACGGTTCCCAGCGTAGGATGCGCCATGCAAGAGAAGATCCAGAGCCTACGCGCTCGTATTGA
- a CDS encoding acyl-CoA dehydrogenase family protein, with the protein MTTPVGTGSALALHDFYDIEALYDHEERLIQGSVREYVRAELLPKVGEWWLEGVFPEDLARKFGELGALGVTLPERFGGAGASYSAYGLVCKEIEYVDSGMRSFVSVQSSLVMFPINAYAQEHVKAKWLPLLASGEAVGCFGLTEPDAGSDPGAMRTRCRKVGDDWVITGVKRWITSGSRAHVAIVWAKDEESGKILGFVVETDRPGFQAVDIKTKASMRASVTSELYLDEVSVPAGNQLQVTGLKGPLSCLNQARFGIAFGVLGAAQACFDEAAAYVSDRPAFGEPLAAKQLVQSRLADMLSEITRGSLLAYRLGRLKEEGKDHPARVSLAKRDNCRSALAVARAARDLLGGNGITTEYAAIRHMLNLETVATYEGTDTVHTLVLGREITGINAF; encoded by the coding sequence ATGACGACCCCGGTGGGCACGGGCAGCGCTCTGGCTCTGCACGACTTCTACGACATCGAAGCGCTGTACGACCACGAGGAGCGCCTCATCCAGGGCAGCGTGCGCGAGTACGTGCGCGCCGAGCTCCTCCCCAAGGTGGGCGAGTGGTGGCTGGAAGGCGTCTTCCCTGAGGACCTGGCCCGCAAGTTCGGTGAGCTTGGTGCTCTCGGCGTCACGCTCCCGGAGCGCTTCGGCGGCGCGGGCGCCTCGTACAGCGCGTACGGCCTCGTCTGCAAGGAGATCGAGTACGTCGACTCCGGCATGCGCTCGTTCGTGAGCGTGCAGTCGAGCCTCGTCATGTTCCCCATAAACGCCTACGCCCAAGAGCACGTGAAGGCGAAGTGGCTCCCGCTACTGGCCAGCGGCGAGGCCGTAGGCTGCTTCGGCCTGACGGAGCCGGACGCCGGTTCCGACCCGGGCGCCATGCGCACCCGCTGCCGCAAGGTCGGCGACGACTGGGTCATCACGGGCGTCAAGCGCTGGATCACGAGCGGGTCGCGCGCGCACGTGGCCATCGTGTGGGCCAAGGACGAGGAGTCCGGCAAGATCCTCGGCTTCGTGGTCGAGACGGACCGCCCCGGCTTCCAGGCCGTCGACATCAAGACGAAGGCCTCCATGCGCGCGTCAGTCACGAGCGAGCTCTACCTCGACGAGGTGAGCGTGCCGGCCGGCAACCAACTCCAGGTCACCGGGCTGAAGGGCCCCCTGTCGTGCCTCAACCAGGCGCGCTTCGGCATCGCGTTCGGCGTGCTCGGCGCGGCGCAGGCGTGCTTCGACGAGGCGGCGGCCTACGTCTCCGACCGGCCGGCCTTCGGCGAGCCGTTGGCGGCCAAGCAGCTGGTCCAGTCGCGCTTGGCGGACATGCTCTCGGAGATCACGCGCGGCAGCCTCCTCGCTTACCGCCTCGGGCGGCTCAAGGAGGAGGGCAAGGACCACCCGGCGCGCGTCTCGCTCGCCAAGCGCGACAACTGCCGCAGCGCACTGGCCGTGGCGCGCGCCGCGCGCGACCTCCTCGGCGGCAACGGCATCACGACCGAGTACGCCGCCATCAGGCACATGCTCAACCTCGAGACCGTGGCGACCTACGAAGGCACGGACACGGTCCACACGCTCGTGCTCGGACGCGAGATCACGGGCATCAACGCGTTCTGA
- a CDS encoding bifunctional 3-deoxy-7-phosphoheptulonate synthase/chorismate mutase translates to MQEKIQSLRARIDTLNLKILELVSERASVAAEIGALQSSMGSSQYDPVREQAMLDALVAANRGPFDAATVKSLFKQIFQASMQQSQKQEKRAYLTSRATQGTDTVVTVRGVPIGSKHSPVLVAGPCAIESEEQVEAVASQVASRGVKLFRGGAYKPRTDPYSFQGLGEEGLRIGREACDRHDLAFVSEIMTPSDLPLFEEYVDLLQVGARNMQNFHLLRAVGRSSKPVLLKRGLSATIEEWLMAAEYLLNEGNPNVILCERGIRTFEQYTRNTLDVSAVALAKLESHLPVLVDVTHSGGRRDLLVALTKAGLAVGADGIMVEVHPNPAIALSDTKQQIDFPAFDRYLDATGYHAKLSEKRVELYGF, encoded by the coding sequence ATGCAAGAGAAGATCCAGAGCCTACGCGCTCGTATTGACACCCTGAACCTGAAGATCCTCGAGCTCGTCTCCGAACGCGCGAGCGTCGCCGCCGAGATCGGCGCCCTGCAATCCTCCATGGGCAGCTCCCAGTACGACCCCGTGCGTGAGCAGGCCATGCTGGACGCCTTGGTGGCCGCCAACCGCGGGCCGTTCGACGCCGCAACGGTCAAGAGCCTCTTCAAGCAGATCTTCCAGGCCAGCATGCAGCAGAGCCAGAAGCAGGAGAAGCGCGCGTACCTCACCTCGCGCGCCACGCAGGGCACGGACACGGTCGTGACCGTCCGCGGCGTGCCGATCGGCTCGAAGCACTCCCCCGTGCTCGTCGCCGGCCCCTGCGCCATCGAGTCCGAGGAGCAGGTGGAGGCCGTCGCCTCCCAAGTGGCCTCGCGCGGCGTCAAGCTCTTCCGCGGTGGCGCCTACAAGCCCCGCACCGACCCGTACTCCTTCCAGGGCCTCGGCGAGGAGGGCCTGAGGATCGGCCGCGAAGCGTGCGACCGGCACGACCTGGCGTTCGTCAGCGAGATCATGACGCCCTCCGACCTGCCGCTCTTCGAGGAGTACGTCGACCTCCTCCAGGTCGGCGCCCGCAACATGCAGAACTTCCACCTCCTGCGCGCCGTCGGGCGCAGCAGCAAGCCCGTGCTCCTCAAGCGCGGCCTGTCGGCCACCATCGAGGAGTGGCTGATGGCGGCCGAGTACCTCCTCAACGAGGGCAACCCGAACGTCATCCTCTGCGAGCGGGGCATCAGGACGTTCGAGCAGTACACGCGCAACACGCTCGACGTCTCCGCCGTCGCCCTCGCCAAGCTCGAGAGCCACCTGCCCGTGCTCGTGGACGTCACGCACTCCGGCGGTCGGCGCGACCTGCTCGTCGCACTCACCAAGGCCGGCCTGGCCGTCGGGGCGGACGGGATCATGGTCGAGGTCCATCCGAACCCGGCCATAGCACTGTCCGACACGAAGCAGCAGATCGACTTCCCGGCGTTCGACCGTTACCTGGACGCCACCGGCTACCACGCCAAGCTCAGCGAGAAGCGCGTGGAGCTCTACGGGTTCTAG
- a CDS encoding DEAD/DEAH box helicase — MARDPTQSFHAYLTQLPEYEGQVAAYHFFPPRKRGEESAYAGPFAELLRRAGFSPYAHQAAALRAAAEGRDVVVATATASGKSLVFQVPVLSELDAGGTSLLLYPTKALAGDQLLKLRGLAGAVGLGDAAERIHLYDGDTAAERRAGIRAAAGALLTNPDMLHYGILPYHAAWAPFLARLRYLVLDELHAYRGVLGSHVANVVRRLLRVAARYGAAPTVVAASATVGNPGQHAERLVGRPFEVVADDSAPRGAREFVFWRPPLVPGGDRRRSVNSEAAALAAEFVRSDVKSIFFCNSRKGAELVRRYAAGLLGDGLAERIESYRAGYTPEARAALEDAFRAGALTVLTSTSALELGVDIGGVDAVVMVGYPGSKMAMWQRSGRAGRAGGRALTLLIPGADPLDEYYVGHPDALLDGPVEDAVADPFNDVLHPRHVVCAAAEAPIAPGESLLAPWLDLGAVDGLVTLRDGTFASRRRYPHRRIELRGGGGRRVKLKDGLGHTVGVTDFATALRELHPGAVYLHQGEQYLVAELDLHAGVARLLPHIEDYYTQPRSETDIEVLGPLPESEGAGVLGAPPPGVRVGRVRVTHTVTGYVRKRFFSEAALEERPLDLPEVAYDTHAMWFEATGLQGPPAAAELPAALHALEHTLIGLLPAFVLCERADVGGVSYPVYPATGLPTVFIYDGHPGGVGYVRAGAAVFQAWLGAAAALLGACECQTGCPRCVLSPKCGNGNQFLDKGAAEVLARALLARTASVAGAAA; from the coding sequence GTGGCACGAGACCCGACCCAGAGCTTCCACGCCTACCTCACCCAGCTCCCGGAGTACGAGGGGCAGGTGGCGGCGTACCACTTCTTCCCCCCGCGTAAGCGCGGCGAGGAGAGCGCTTATGCGGGGCCGTTCGCGGAGCTGCTCCGCCGCGCCGGCTTCTCGCCTTACGCGCATCAGGCGGCAGCGTTACGCGCCGCCGCCGAGGGGCGCGACGTCGTCGTGGCCACGGCAACGGCCTCGGGGAAGTCCTTGGTCTTCCAAGTGCCCGTCCTGTCCGAGCTGGACGCCGGGGGCACCAGCCTCCTCCTGTACCCCACGAAGGCCTTGGCAGGCGACCAGCTCCTGAAGCTCCGCGGTCTGGCCGGCGCCGTCGGGCTTGGCGACGCGGCCGAGCGCATCCATCTCTACGACGGCGACACGGCTGCGGAGCGCCGCGCGGGTATCCGTGCCGCGGCCGGCGCCCTCCTCACGAACCCCGACATGCTGCATTACGGCATCCTGCCGTACCACGCGGCGTGGGCGCCGTTCCTCGCTCGCTTGCGCTACCTCGTCCTCGACGAGCTGCACGCCTACCGCGGGGTGCTCGGCTCGCACGTCGCCAACGTCGTGCGCCGCCTCCTGCGCGTCGCGGCCCGCTACGGCGCCGCTCCCACCGTGGTGGCCGCCTCCGCGACCGTCGGCAACCCCGGTCAGCACGCCGAACGCCTCGTCGGGCGCCCGTTCGAGGTCGTCGCGGACGACTCCGCCCCGCGGGGCGCGCGCGAGTTCGTCTTCTGGCGCCCGCCGCTCGTGCCAGGGGGTGACCGGCGGCGCTCGGTCAACTCCGAGGCGGCGGCGCTCGCGGCCGAGTTCGTCAGGTCGGACGTCAAGAGCATCTTCTTCTGCAACTCGCGCAAGGGCGCAGAGCTGGTGCGGCGCTACGCCGCGGGTCTGCTGGGGGACGGGCTCGCCGAGCGCATCGAGAGCTACCGCGCCGGCTACACGCCGGAGGCCCGTGCGGCCCTCGAGGACGCCTTCCGCGCAGGCGCCCTTACCGTCCTCACGAGCACGAGCGCTCTCGAGCTCGGCGTCGACATCGGGGGCGTCGACGCCGTGGTCATGGTCGGCTACCCCGGCTCCAAGATGGCCATGTGGCAACGTTCCGGTCGGGCCGGTCGCGCAGGTGGACGCGCGCTGACGCTCCTCATCCCGGGCGCCGATCCACTCGACGAGTACTACGTCGGCCATCCGGACGCTCTGCTCGACGGCCCCGTCGAGGACGCGGTGGCCGACCCCTTCAACGACGTCCTGCACCCGCGTCACGTGGTATGTGCGGCCGCGGAGGCGCCCATCGCTCCCGGAGAGAGCCTCCTGGCGCCGTGGCTCGACCTAGGCGCCGTCGACGGACTGGTGACGCTGCGTGACGGCACTTTCGCCAGCCGCCGCCGCTACCCGCACCGGCGCATCGAGCTGCGCGGTGGCGGCGGCCGCAGGGTGAAGCTCAAGGACGGTCTCGGCCACACCGTCGGGGTAACCGACTTCGCCACGGCGCTGCGCGAGCTCCACCCGGGGGCCGTCTACCTGCACCAGGGCGAGCAGTACCTCGTCGCCGAGCTGGACCTGCACGCCGGCGTCGCGCGGCTGCTCCCGCACATCGAGGACTACTACACGCAGCCGCGCTCCGAGACGGACATCGAGGTGCTCGGCCCGCTGCCGGAGTCGGAAGGGGCCGGGGTCTTGGGCGCGCCCCCGCCGGGCGTGAGGGTGGGGCGGGTGCGCGTCACGCACACGGTCACCGGCTACGTACGCAAGCGGTTCTTCAGCGAGGCCGCCTTGGAGGAACGCCCGCTCGACCTGCCCGAGGTGGCGTACGACACCCATGCCATGTGGTTCGAGGCGACGGGGCTGCAGGGGCCGCCGGCGGCGGCCGAGCTACCCGCCGCGCTGCACGCCCTCGAGCACACGCTCATCGGGCTGTTGCCGGCCTTCGTGCTCTGCGAGCGGGCCGACGTCGGTGGCGTGTCGTATCCCGTCTACCCCGCCACGGGGCTGCCGACGGTGTTCATCTACGATGGCCACCCTGGCGGGGTGGGCTACGTGCGCGCCGGCGCCGCCGTCTTCCAGGCGTGGCTCGGCGCGGCCGCGGCGCTGTTGGGGGCCTGCGAATGCCAGACGGGCTGCCCGCGTTGCGTGCTCTCGCCCAAGTGCGGCAACGGCAACCAGTTCCTCGACAAGGGCGCGGCCGAGGTCCTGGCGCGCGCCTTGTTGGCCCGCACGGCGTCCGTCGCAGGGGCCGCCGCGTAG
- a CDS encoding twin-arginine translocase TatA/TatE family subunit encodes MGRIGPIGIPELLIILALVLLIFGPKRLPEMAKGLGQSVREFRKGLRDMKKDLDDESDDGRTPGGAATPVAAASAGAPSANVSKAAGSEDAK; translated from the coding sequence ATGGGACGCATTGGACCCATAGGGATACCAGAACTCCTCATCATCCTCGCCCTCGTGCTGCTCATCTTCGGTCCGAAGCGCTTGCCCGAGATGGCGAAGGGGCTCGGCCAGTCCGTGCGGGAGTTCCGCAAGGGCTTGCGCGACATGAAGAAGGACCTCGACGACGAAAGCGACGACGGCAGGACGCCCGGCGGAGCGGCGACACCCGTCGCGGCCGCCAGCGCCGGGGCGCCGTCGGCCAACGTGTCCAAGGCCGCCGGCAGCGAGGACGCCAAGTAG
- a CDS encoding NAD-dependent epimerase/dehydratase family protein — translation MKVLILGGDGFCGWPTSLHLSDLGHDVVIVDNLSRRDIDNELEAGSLTPIQPMGLRLAAWKELTGKTIGFHNLDVAQDYAGLLDLIESERPDAIVHFAEQRAAPYSMKSSGNKRYTVDNNVNATHNVLAAIVESGQDIHLAHLGTMGVYGYGTAGMKIPEGYLEIEVTTDDGRKVRQEVLYPTNPGSVYHMTKSLDQILFAYYAKNDRLRLTDLHQGIVWGTNTPQTKLDERLINRFDYDGDYGTVLNRFLMQAAVGYPLTVHGTGGQTRAFIHITDTVKCVQLALENPPKRGERVRILNQMTETHRVRDLAKLVASMTGSEIAFTPNPRREDAENDLFVRNDLFLGLGLEPTTLQEGLLAEVTDVARKYAGRADLSKIPAKSTWTRDNLPGDPALAQPQSVGKA, via the coding sequence ATGAAGGTACTCATCCTAGGCGGGGACGGCTTCTGTGGTTGGCCGACGAGCCTGCACTTGAGCGACCTGGGTCACGACGTCGTGATCGTCGACAACCTGTCGCGCCGCGACATCGACAACGAGCTGGAGGCCGGCAGCCTCACGCCCATCCAGCCCATGGGCCTCCGCCTGGCCGCCTGGAAGGAGCTGACTGGCAAGACGATCGGCTTCCACAACCTGGACGTGGCGCAGGACTACGCCGGCCTCCTCGACCTCATCGAGAGCGAGCGCCCCGACGCCATCGTGCACTTCGCCGAACAGCGCGCCGCGCCCTACTCGATGAAGAGCAGCGGCAACAAACGCTACACGGTGGACAACAACGTCAACGCCACGCACAACGTGCTGGCCGCCATCGTGGAGAGCGGTCAGGACATCCACCTGGCGCACCTGGGCACCATGGGCGTCTACGGTTACGGCACGGCCGGCATGAAGATCCCGGAGGGCTACCTCGAGATCGAGGTGACCACCGACGACGGTCGCAAGGTGCGGCAGGAGGTGCTCTACCCGACCAACCCGGGGAGCGTCTACCACATGACGAAGTCGCTCGACCAGATCCTCTTCGCCTACTACGCGAAGAACGACCGGCTGCGCCTGACCGACCTGCACCAGGGCATCGTGTGGGGCACCAACACGCCGCAGACCAAGCTCGACGAGCGGCTCATCAACCGCTTCGACTACGACGGCGACTACGGCACGGTCCTGAACCGCTTCCTCATGCAGGCCGCGGTCGGCTACCCCCTCACCGTCCACGGCACGGGCGGCCAGACGCGCGCCTTCATCCACATCACCGACACGGTCAAGTGCGTCCAGCTCGCCCTCGAGAACCCGCCCAAGCGCGGGGAGCGCGTGAGGATCCTCAACCAGATGACGGAGACGCACCGCGTGCGCGACCTGGCCAAGCTCGTGGCCTCGATGACGGGCAGCGAGATCGCGTTCACGCCCAACCCGCGCCGGGAGGACGCCGAGAACGACCTGTTCGTCAGGAACGACCTCTTCCTCGGCCTCGGCCTGGAACCCACGACGTTGCAGGAAGGGCTCCTCGCCGAGGTGACGGACGTCGCGCGGAAGTACGCCGGGCGGGCCGACCTCTCCAAGATCCCGGCCAAGAGCACGTGGACGCGCGACAACCTCCCCGGCGACCCGGCCCTCGCGCAGCCGCAGTCGGTCGGCAAAGCCTGA
- a CDS encoding glycosyltransferase, whose protein sequence is MQSAFLLSLYLFELPYLFLMLMVIVGALRRVPVRRSAVTPSVSVVLPAHDEAASLPACLASLAAQRYAGAVEFVVVDDRSTDATRAVIERFAATDPRFKLVTVAEPSRRLSPKVNAVDHGIRASRGEIVLATDADCLHHPDWVAGMASHFADDVVMVAGYVSTSAPGEARTLLQRFESVDWFTLMLVSRSLTRFGLKYASSANNLAYRRSAFDACGGFGAAGRAPSGDEDLLTQRLGRLPGATVVFAEGPECRVLTKGAGSLAALVRQRRRWVSRYHHVLHYHPAFLAGIGTLGLQSVWLTLAVLLLPFAPGMAPWVLGLGLVKATVEYVGMGIGTRHWARRDLWGLTTLWWSLLHPAFIATAVVGSFLKPSAWRAGAQPYRRRFFQRRLRLFRRRVKAGVARY, encoded by the coding sequence GTGCAGTCCGCCTTCTTGCTAAGCCTGTACCTGTTCGAGCTGCCGTACCTCTTCCTCATGCTCATGGTGATCGTCGGGGCGTTGCGGCGGGTGCCCGTGCGGCGGAGCGCGGTCACGCCAAGCGTTAGCGTGGTCCTGCCCGCCCACGACGAGGCCGCCTCCCTGCCGGCCTGCCTCGCGTCGCTGGCCGCCCAGCGCTACGCGGGCGCCGTCGAGTTCGTGGTCGTCGACGACCGCTCGACGGACGCGACGCGCGCGGTCATCGAGCGCTTCGCGGCCACGGACCCGCGCTTCAAGCTCGTGACGGTCGCCGAGCCGAGCCGCAGGCTCTCCCCCAAGGTCAACGCCGTCGATCATGGCATCCGCGCCTCGCGCGGCGAGATCGTCCTCGCGACGGACGCCGACTGCCTCCACCATCCGGACTGGGTGGCCGGGATGGCGTCGCACTTCGCGGACGACGTCGTCATGGTGGCCGGCTACGTGTCGACTAGCGCGCCGGGCGAAGCGCGGACGCTCCTACAGCGCTTCGAGTCCGTCGACTGGTTCACCCTCATGCTCGTCTCCCGCAGCCTGACGCGCTTCGGCCTCAAGTACGCCAGCAGCGCCAACAACCTCGCCTACCGCCGCTCCGCCTTCGACGCCTGCGGGGGCTTCGGCGCGGCAGGCAGAGCGCCGAGCGGTGACGAGGACCTACTGACGCAGCGTCTGGGCCGGCTCCCGGGTGCCACCGTCGTCTTCGCGGAGGGCCCGGAGTGCCGCGTACTGACCAAGGGCGCCGGCTCGCTCGCCGCCCTCGTGCGCCAGCGCCGCCGCTGGGTGAGCCGCTACCACCATGTGCTGCACTACCATCCGGCGTTCCTGGCCGGCATCGGCACGCTCGGGCTGCAGAGCGTCTGGCTCACGCTCGCCGTCCTGCTGCTCCCGTTCGCGCCAGGCATGGCGCCCTGGGTGCTCGGGCTCGGGCTCGTCAAGGCGACCGTCGAGTACGTCGGCATGGGCATCGGCACCCGTCACTGGGCGCGCCGCGACCTGTGGGGTCTCACCACGCTCTGGTGGTCGCTGCTGCACCCCGCCTTCATCGCCACGGCCGTCGTTGGGTCGTTCCTCAAGCCGAGCGCTTGGCGCGCCGGCGCGCAGCCGTACCGGCGGCGGTTCTTCCAGCGACGCTTGCGGCTCTTCAGGCGCCGGGTCAAGGCCGGAGTCGCGCGGTACTGA
- a CDS encoding glycosyltransferase produces the protein MRIALFTEVFLPKVDGIVTRITRTLEQLAVLGHEVLVFAPHDPPESYAGHRVVKVPALPFRPWYPELFLGLPRPRLGRELDRFRPEVVHVVNPVVLGLWGTALAKQRNLPLLASYHTDITQYALHLKLPLLQEPSRRFLRDVHNQAHVNLCTSMPMVKSARALGIQRVRLWPKAVDTELYRPERRTKAMRERLTDGNPEAPLMTYVGRLSFEKRLDWLYGPVTRLPGVRLALVGSGPAEADLKRRFKGTNTVFTGYMSGLELAAAYASSDVFAFPSDTETLGFVAMEAMASGVPAVGARAGGIPDVIKDGENGLLFTPGDLGDLTDKLGNLLFDPELRAKLGARARADMERHGWRAATQALVDYYDLAIKVRERFDPPSVY, from the coding sequence GTGAGGATCGCGCTCTTCACGGAGGTCTTCCTCCCGAAGGTCGACGGCATCGTCACGCGCATCACGCGCACGCTCGAGCAGTTGGCGGTGCTGGGCCACGAGGTGCTCGTCTTCGCACCGCACGACCCACCGGAGTCGTACGCGGGTCACCGGGTCGTCAAGGTGCCGGCCCTCCCCTTCAGGCCGTGGTACCCGGAGCTCTTCCTCGGGCTCCCCCGGCCCCGGTTGGGCCGCGAGCTCGACCGCTTCCGCCCCGAGGTCGTCCACGTCGTCAACCCGGTCGTGCTCGGCCTGTGGGGCACGGCGCTCGCCAAGCAGCGCAACCTGCCGCTCCTGGCGAGCTACCACACGGACATCACGCAGTACGCCCTGCACCTGAAGCTCCCGCTACTGCAGGAGCCGTCTCGGCGCTTCCTGCGCGACGTGCACAACCAGGCGCACGTGAACCTCTGCACGAGCATGCCGATGGTTAAGTCGGCGCGCGCGCTAGGCATCCAGCGCGTGCGCCTCTGGCCGAAGGCCGTCGACACGGAGCTGTACCGCCCCGAACGGCGCACCAAGGCCATGCGCGAGCGCCTGACGGACGGCAACCCGGAAGCGCCGCTCATGACCTACGTCGGCCGCCTCTCGTTCGAGAAGCGCCTCGACTGGCTGTACGGCCCCGTAACCCGGCTGCCCGGCGTGCGCCTCGCGCTGGTGGGCTCGGGCCCGGCCGAGGCCGACCTCAAGCGCCGCTTCAAGGGCACCAACACGGTGTTCACCGGCTACATGTCGGGCCTGGAGCTGGCCGCGGCGTACGCGAGCTCGGACGTCTTCGCGTTCCCGTCCGACACGGAGACGCTCGGCTTCGTCGCCATGGAGGCCATGGCGTCGGGCGTGCCGGCCGTCGGCGCGCGGGCCGGCGGCATCCCGGACGTCATCAAGGACGGCGAGAACGGCCTCCTCTTCACGCCTGGCGACCTCGGCGACCTCACGGACAAGCTCGGCAACCTGCTCTTCGACCCCGAGCTGCGCGCCAAGCTCGGCGCGCGCGCCAGGGCGGACATGGAGCGGCACGGCTGGCGCGCCGCCACCCAGGCGCTCGTCGACTACTACGACCTCGCCATCAAGGTGCGCGAGCGGTTCGACCCGCCGAGCGTCTACTGA